The Phormidium ambiguum IAM M-71 DNA segment CTACGCGATCGGAAAAATATCCCATAGTTTCCAAACTCAACATCCCTACAACATTTTCATTTTGTGCTTTTAATTGCTTGGCAAATACCAAACTACCCATATCTTCTGTCCAGAAAAAAGGAGGTTCTTCATTAGTAAATTCAACAAAGCGAATAGTACGATTAGTTTTCTCCTTAGCAAACATCCGCGCTAACTCTAAAGTAGCTGCTGCACCCGTACCATTATCATTAGCGCCTGGACTACCAAACACCGAATCATAATGACCACCAACAACTATAATTTCATTAGGCTTTTTAATTCCTCTTTTCTCCGCAACTAAATTGTAATAAGAATTCCCATTTATTTTGTACTCTTGTTTCTTAATTTCATAACCTGATTGACTAAAACCAGCTTTCAAAAAATCAACTGCTGCATTGAGCCTTTTATAATTATTAGCATTACGTTCACCTATTTCATCAGCCAAGTTTTTGACATCTTCTTGTAACAAGTTTCGCAAAACAATTTCTTGTTGACTTAAAGGTTTCAGTTGTCCGCTATAACTTTTTCCTGGCATCCAAAATAGCGTAAACCAACTCCAAACGCAAATAAATATTAATATACTCAAAAGTACACCTAAGCGAATTAATGCAGCTTTACTAATCAGCTGAATTTTTGCTCGATTGTTTCTTGAAGATGACCGCATACTGGCAGAATGTTTTTAATAAAAAGCAAGAACAAGAAATATTGCAGCAATTAAGAATCTTCTAATTACCTTGACAGAGGCTATCTTTTTACCTAAATTTTTTGAATTATAACTTTTAGAACGGCAACTTCAAGTTAATCAATTATTAAGCTATTCCCGAAACAGCCCAAAACAAAAAAGCGCCCTCTTTGTGAGAAGACGCTTTTTTGTAAGTGATGAA contains these protein-coding regions:
- a CDS encoding M28 family peptidase, with amino-acid sequence MRSSSRNNRAKIQLISKAALIRLGVLLSILIFICVWSWFTLFWMPGKSYSGQLKPLSQQEIVLRNLLQEDVKNLADEIGERNANNYKRLNAAVDFLKAGFSQSGYEIKKQEYKINGNSYYNLVAEKRGIKKPNEIIVVGGHYDSVFGSPGANDNGTGAAATLELARMFAKEKTNRTIRFVEFTNEEPPFFWTEDMGSLVFAKQLKAQNENVVGMLSLETMGYFSDRVDSQKYPFPIGIFYPNQGSFIAFVGNLKSGDLVRKAIASFRRNAEFPSEGAVLPSGVPGVGWSDHWSFWQQGYPAIMVTDTAPYRYVYYHKEEDTSDKIDFDKLTRVVSGLAKVISNLAE